A single window of Lynx canadensis isolate LIC74 chromosome C2, mLynCan4.pri.v2, whole genome shotgun sequence DNA harbors:
- the AHSG gene encoding alpha-2-HS-glycoprotein yields MKSLALLLCLAQLWGCHAAPHIPGLVYRELDCDDPETEQAALVAVDYINNNVLQGYKHTLNQIDKVKVWPRRPMGEVFELEIDTLETTCYIRDPTPVANCTVRQLTEHAVEGDCDFQVLKQDGQFTVLFAKCDSSPDSAEDVRKVCPQCPLLAPLNDTKVVHAVEVALTAFNTQSNGSYFQLVEVSRAQLVPLPPSTYVEFAVAATDCVAAEVTDPAKCNLLAEKQYGFCKATLTEKVGGEDVAVTCTMFQTQPVLLQPQPDGTEASPVADSAVPAPSPADPPAAALVVGPVVVAAPQAPLPGHRAHYDLRHAFMGVASVESASGEAVHVGKVPNVAQPSVPVAAGPVVRPCPGRIRHFKI; encoded by the exons ATGAAGTCCCTCGCCCTGCTCCTTTGCCTTGCTCAGCTCTGGGGCTGCCATGCTGCCCCGCATATACCAGGTCTGGTTTATAGGGAACTGGACTGTGATGACCCAGAAACAGAGCAAGCAGCCCTGGTGGCCGTGGACTACATAAATAACAACGTTCTTCAGGGCTACAAGCACACCTTGAACCAGATTGACAAAGTGAAGGTGTGGCCTCGG CGGCCAATGGGGGAGGTGTTTGAGCTCGAAATAGACACGCTGGAAACCACGTGCTACATACGGGACCCCACCCCCGTGGCAAACTGCACCGTGAGACAACTGACGGAGCAT GCTGTGGAAGGGGACTGTGATTTCCAGGTGCTGAAACAGGATGGCCAGTTTACCGTGTTGTTTGCAAAATGTGATTCCAGTCCAG ACTCTGCGGAGGACGTGCGCAAGGTGTGCCCACAGTGCCCCCTGCTGGCCCCGCTGAACGACACCAAGGTAGTGCACGCAGTAGAGGTTGCCCTGACCGCGTTCAACACTCAGAGCAATGGCTCCTATTTTCAGCTTGTGGAAGTCTCCCGGGCTCAACTTGTG CCTCTTCCGCCTTCCACGTACGTGGAGTTTGCGGTGGCTGCCACTGACTGTGTTGCTGCAGAGGTCACGGATCCAGCTAAGTGCAACCTGCTGGCAGAAAAG CAATATGGCTTCTGTAAGGCAACACTCACtgagaaggtgggtggggaagatGTTGCAGTGACCTGCACCATGTTCCAGACACAG CCTGTGCTCCTGCAACCCCAACCAGATGGCACTGAAGCGTCCCCCGTGGCAGACTCAGCTGTACCTGCACCTTCTCCGGCTGACCCGCCTGCAGCTGCCCTGGTGGTGGGACCTGTGGTGGTGgcagccccccaggcacccctgccggGACACCGGGCCCACTACGACTTGCGCCATGCCTTCATGGGTGTGGCCTCAGTGGAGTCAGCCTCAGGAGAAGCAGTCCACGTGGGCAAAGTACCCAATGTGGCGCAGCCTAGCGTTCCTGTCGCTGCTGGTCCAGTGGTCCGTCCTTGCCCAGGGAGAATCAGACACTTCAAGATCTAG